ATAATGGCTGTCTTCGCATCACCGTCTGCCTGATCAGCCAGTTGCTCCGCTTCCTCGTAACTCGCTCCGGTCACTTCCATGATGATCCGCTTTACTCGTTCCTTCAGCTTGAGGTTGGTCGCCTGCACGCTTACCATCAGATTTCCGTACACTTTTCCCAAACGAATCATCGTAGCTGTCGTCAGCATGTTCAGCACCAGCTTTTGGGCCGTTCCTGCCTTGAGCCTTGTCGATCCGGTCAATACTTCCGGTCCTACGACAACATTAATCGCTACATCTACGCCTTCATTGATGTACGAAGGCTTGTTGCAAGAGACAGCAACCGTCTTGGCCTCGATCTTCTGTGCTTCCGCCAAAACACCGAGAACGTACGGAGTCCGTCCACTGGCTGCGATCCCTACGACCACATCATTTTTGGTCACGCCGTATTTATGCACATCTTCTTGACCTAATTCAAAAGAATCCTCTGCACCTTCTACCGCGCGTACCAGTGCGGATGGTCCGCCTGCAATCACACCCTGAACGAGCTCAGGCTGGGTACCAAAGGTCGGTGGGCACTCAGACGCATCCAAGATCCCTAAGCGTCCACTCGTTCCAGCACCAAAGTAAAACAGTCTTCCGCCCTTTTCCAATGCGTGTGTGATGACATCTACCGCATCGGATACTTGATCGAGGACGCGCTCTACTGCATAAGGAACCTTCTTGTCCTCATCGTTCATCATTTGTACGATGCCTCGGGCACTCAATTGATCCAAATCACTGCTGCCCTCGTTTTTTCCTTCAGTCGTCAATGCTTGCAAGTTCTCCAGATTCATGCTCTATCGAACCTCCTTTTCAATCTTACTGCCCCATGCTCACTTCATGACTGATGGCAAGTGACAAAGTGCCCTGCTGAAACCTCGCTAGCCACTGGCGCGACTGTTTTGCAAATGTCCATACAGTGGCGGCAACGCGGATGAAATGTGCAGCCAGACGGCGGATTCGCTGGACTAGGCAGGTCTCCCTCCAAAATGATCCGCTGGGTCGTCAAATGGGGATTCGGTACAGGCACCGCTGATAACAGTGCTTGTGTATAGGGATGTGTTGGTTTCTCGTACAACGATTGTTTATCCGCTACCTCCACCACTTTTCCGAGATACATGACCGCTACCCGATCAGAAATATGGCGGACGACACTCAAATCATGCGAGATAAACAAATACGTCAGATTGAATTCCTTTTGCAAATCTTGCATCAGGTTCAAAATTTGTGCCTGAATCGACACGTCCAGAGCAGATACAGGCTCATCAGCCACAATCAGCTTCGGGCGCA
This genomic stretch from Brevibacillus sp. DP1.3A harbors:
- the murQ gene encoding N-acetylmuramic acid 6-phosphate etherase — its product is MNLENLQALTTEGKNEGSSDLDQLSARGIVQMMNDEDKKVPYAVERVLDQVSDAVDVITHALEKGGRLFYFGAGTSGRLGILDASECPPTFGTQPELVQGVIAGGPSALVRAVEGAEDSFELGQEDVHKYGVTKNDVVVGIAASGRTPYVLGVLAEAQKIEAKTVAVSCNKPSYINEGVDVAINVVVGPEVLTGSTRLKAGTAQKLVLNMLTTATMIRLGKVYGNLMVSVQATNLKLKERVKRIIMEVTGASYEEAEQLADQADGDAKTAIIMKLTGSSREEATRLLNVTNGRIREAIQQFD